From a single Lolium rigidum isolate FL_2022 chromosome 7, APGP_CSIRO_Lrig_0.1, whole genome shotgun sequence genomic region:
- the LOC124673093 gene encoding mavicyanin-like, which produces MAMVKAVLVAVVAVAALVQLAAAVDHPVGGAGTKWTTSGGYDAWSGAQKFTTKDSLVFDYSSSHDVVEVSKAGYDACSASGAVATYTGGKTTIKLTTAGKRYFICGIPGHCAAGMKLAVNVVAAAATPATPAKPRGQRSVAPVAAPAPAPAPVESSTDEQQPNVSSPTGSTPSSAATIGAKAAVAIAMGMAVVFAM; this is translated from the exons ATGGCAATGGTGAAGGCTGTCCTCGTCGCAGTTGTGGCCGTGGCGGCACTTGTGCAGCTCGCCGCCGCGGTGGATCACCCGGTAGGCGGCGCCGGTACGAAGTGGACCACCAGCGGCGGCtacgacgcctggtccggcgcaCAGAAGTTCACCACGAAAGACAGCCTTG TGTTCGACTACTCGTCATCGCACGACGTCGTGGAGGTGAGCAAGGCCGGCTACGACGCCTGCTCGGCCAGCGGCGCCGTCGCCACCTACACCGGTGGCAAGACCACCATCAAGCTCACAACCGCCGGCAAGCGCTACTTCATCTGCGGCATTCCCGGCCACTGCGCCGCCGGCATGAAGCTCGCGGTcaacgtcgtcgccgccgccgcaacaCCCGCAACCCCCGCCAAGCCCAGGGGCCAGAGGAGCGTCGCCCCTGTCGCCGCACCGGCGCCTGCGCCGGCCCCTGTGGAATCTTCCACCGACGAGCAGCAGCCCAACGTGTCGTCGCCAACCGGCAGTACGCCGTCCAGCGCCGCGACCATCGGTGCCAAGGCCGCCGTGGCCATCGCCATGGGCATGGCCGTGGTGTTCGCCATGTGA